In Persicimonas caeni, a single window of DNA contains:
- a CDS encoding general stress protein produces the protein MTTLIGLYDDPEAAQQAMLDLSSEGFDRRHITTNTRAREASAKVTVTTTEDRVQQASKLLWQNGPTDVRREEGQPPEHGPRADRGEDGAVGSSRPTANAVEKSGASGQMRPAGKGGPAASELFREHEPSFREHFRSHGGSSETYDEYRQAYMEGTRLGTDFQSRDWSEVEQEARRRWEHNQHPQPWSKVRDYVKHGWGAVDR, from the coding sequence ATGACCACGTTGATTGGGCTATATGACGACCCTGAAGCCGCGCAACAGGCGATGCTCGATCTCTCATCGGAGGGCTTCGATCGCCGCCACATCACCACCAACACCCGCGCCAGAGAGGCGTCGGCCAAGGTGACGGTGACCACCACCGAGGATCGCGTGCAGCAGGCCTCCAAGCTTTTGTGGCAAAACGGGCCGACCGACGTGCGCCGCGAGGAAGGTCAGCCTCCCGAGCATGGTCCCCGAGCTGATCGCGGAGAAGATGGCGCGGTGGGCAGTAGCCGGCCTACGGCCAACGCCGTCGAAAAGTCGGGCGCCTCCGGTCAGATGCGCCCCGCAGGCAAAGGCGGGCCGGCGGCAAGCGAACTCTTTCGCGAGCACGAGCCCTCGTTCCGCGAGCATTTTCGCAGCCACGGTGGCAGCTCCGAAACCTACGACGAGTATCGTCAGGCGTACATGGAAGGGACGCGCCTGGGCACCGACTTCCAGTCACGCGACTGGAGCGAAGTCGAGCAGGAGGCGCGCCGTCGTTGGGAGCACAACCAGCACCCCCAGCCGTGGTCGAAAGTGCGTGACTACGTCAAGCACGGCTGGGGGGCGGTCGATCGTTAG
- a CDS encoding thrombospondin type 3 repeat-containing protein, translating to MAHDALRYSVNGLIGLVVAAVAAGTLSGCVEQPHEEQELATVRQAIKGGERDSAHPAAVGLFSTSSGGICSGTLIAPNLVLTAQHCVARVESQQVICGQTNFGAKYSATSLFVTTEPYLTRDAGNYTRAKEIVIPDGTGDMCNEDIALVILSSNIPNSQAVPIPPRLDSPVRRGEGYTAIGYGHTGSGEGAGVRRILEGLSIQCEGSECPTYTSVQDKEFLGDEGTCQGDSGGPAIDQQGRVLGALSRGAAGCRSSVYSAVYGWGDWIKQVGQRASQEGGYPSPAWVSGDPNADSDSDGVINGEDNCPSVSNEQQNDMDNDGVGDACDMDADGDGVGSNDNCPLVPNANQDDSDGDGTGNACDGDSDGDGLNDELDNCPFTSNAGQEDIDNDGLGDVCDPENTIVVRKNNNGSSGTDEGCSVAADASPMRLFGQAAALLLLLGVARVRRWRREA from the coding sequence ATGGCGCATGATGCACTACGCTATTCGGTCAATGGGTTGATTGGACTGGTCGTCGCCGCGGTGGCGGCCGGCACGCTGAGCGGTTGTGTGGAGCAACCGCACGAAGAGCAGGAATTGGCCACGGTTCGCCAAGCCATCAAAGGCGGCGAGCGTGACTCGGCTCACCCCGCGGCGGTCGGATTGTTTTCGACCTCCAGCGGCGGGATTTGCAGCGGTACTCTCATTGCTCCGAACCTGGTGCTCACCGCCCAACACTGTGTGGCGCGCGTGGAGAGTCAGCAGGTCATTTGCGGGCAGACGAACTTCGGGGCGAAGTACTCGGCGACGAGTCTGTTCGTGACCACCGAGCCGTACCTGACTCGCGACGCCGGCAACTACACGCGGGCCAAAGAGATCGTCATTCCCGACGGCACCGGCGACATGTGCAACGAAGACATCGCGCTGGTCATCCTGTCGTCGAATATCCCCAATTCGCAGGCCGTGCCCATTCCGCCGCGTCTCGATAGCCCGGTACGGCGAGGCGAAGGGTATACCGCCATCGGTTATGGCCACACCGGCAGCGGCGAAGGCGCCGGCGTGCGGCGCATCCTCGAAGGGCTGAGCATCCAGTGCGAAGGCTCGGAGTGCCCGACGTACACCTCGGTGCAAGACAAGGAATTCTTGGGCGACGAGGGAACCTGCCAGGGCGACTCGGGCGGCCCGGCCATCGACCAGCAAGGTCGCGTGCTCGGTGCTCTGTCGCGTGGTGCTGCAGGTTGCCGGTCGTCGGTCTACTCGGCCGTGTATGGCTGGGGGGATTGGATCAAGCAGGTCGGTCAGCGCGCCTCGCAAGAGGGGGGCTATCCCTCGCCAGCTTGGGTCTCGGGCGATCCGAACGCCGACTCCGACTCCGACGGCGTGATCAACGGCGAAGACAACTGCCCGAGCGTGTCCAACGAGCAGCAAAACGACATGGATAACGACGGCGTGGGCGACGCCTGCGATATGGACGCCGATGGTGACGGTGTCGGCAGCAATGACAACTGCCCGCTGGTTCCCAACGCCAACCAGGACGATAGCGACGGTGACGGTACCGGCAACGCTTGTGACGGTGACAGCGACGGCGACGGGCTCAACGACGAGCTCGACAACTGCCCGTTCACGTCCAACGCCGGTCAGGAGGACATCGACAACGACGGCCTCGGCGACGTGTGCGACCCGGAGAACACCATCGTGGTGCGCAAGAACAACAACGGCTCGAGCGGCACCGACGAAGGTTGCTCGGTCGCAGCCGACGCTTCGCCGATGCGTCTGTTCGGACAAGCTGCTGCGCTGTTGCTTCTGCTCGGCGTGGCGCGTGTGCGGCGGTGGAGGCGTGAGGCGTGA
- a CDS encoding response regulator, which yields MTAKILLVEDNEMNRDMLARRLQRRGFEVIIAPDGKQGVEKCHAEQPDLVLMDLSLPVMDGWEATRTLKGDEATAHIPIIALTAHALESDRTKALETGCDAFETKPVNIGRLLQAMGQFLEG from the coding sequence ATGACTGCCAAGATCTTGTTGGTTGAAGACAACGAAATGAACCGCGACATGCTCGCCCGCCGCCTGCAGCGCCGCGGCTTCGAGGTCATCATCGCCCCCGACGGCAAGCAAGGCGTCGAGAAATGCCACGCCGAGCAACCCGACCTGGTCCTGATGGACCTGAGCCTGCCGGTCATGGACGGCTGGGAAGCCACGCGCACGCTCAAGGGCGACGAGGCGACGGCCCACATCCCGATCATCGCGCTGACCGCCCACGCCCTCGAGAGCGACCGCACCAAGGCGCTCGAGACGGGCTGCGACGCCTTCGAGACCAAGCCGGTCAATATCGGTCGCCTGTTGCAGGCGATGGGTCAGTTTTTGGAGGGGTGA
- a CDS encoding protein kinase domain-containing protein: protein MGTTKGHILVVDDSEMNRDILSFRLGEAGFEVSTAVDGADALDKIRQGSYDLVLLDIVMPRMSGLEVLEHIRNEQALIDLPVVMQTSKSDSSTVVQTLKLGANDYVVKGMEFEVLVARLETQLDIQKRSRLSRSGGYSKLSGSKASRKRAHRYYCGQCKSSLNKEDITCSVCHRERPGEGWGKVENSAFSRLGSIIGERYFLNRFISLGAAATVYQARDLDLNREYAAKLVSLDDLPAGVSASDIRERTRREVEVMSKLSNPHVVKIYDVVEVEEDVFALILDFVHGHSLERLLQQAGGKLDPAKALDIARQIAQGLYEAHCLGIVHCDVKPENVMVEKLPLRGYFAHVLDFGIAEILDYARSSGEYVGTPLYSAPEQIREDASVDLRTDIYGLGATLYHMVAGEPPFPADNAIDVLKMHLKAPVPRLAPAGHEESRLGLVDEILTRMLAKNPDDRFADLSEFIEYVDAIAPLMLRVE from the coding sequence ATGGGTACCACCAAAGGCCATATCCTTGTTGTCGACGACAGTGAGATGAACCGCGACATCCTTTCGTTTCGCCTCGGCGAGGCGGGCTTCGAGGTGTCGACGGCCGTCGATGGCGCCGACGCGCTCGACAAGATCCGGCAGGGCTCCTACGACCTGGTCCTGCTCGACATCGTCATGCCGCGCATGTCCGGGCTCGAGGTGCTCGAGCATATCCGCAACGAGCAGGCGCTCATCGACCTGCCCGTGGTCATGCAGACCTCCAAGAGCGACAGCAGCACCGTCGTCCAAACCCTCAAGCTGGGCGCCAACGATTACGTGGTCAAAGGCATGGAGTTCGAGGTGCTGGTCGCCCGCCTCGAGACCCAGCTCGACATCCAGAAACGCTCCCGACTGTCGCGAAGCGGCGGCTACTCGAAGCTCTCGGGCAGCAAAGCCTCGCGCAAACGCGCCCACCGCTACTACTGCGGCCAGTGCAAGAGCAGCCTGAACAAAGAGGATATCACCTGCTCGGTATGCCACCGCGAGCGCCCCGGCGAGGGATGGGGCAAAGTCGAGAACAGCGCGTTCTCACGGCTCGGCTCGATAATCGGCGAGCGCTACTTCTTGAACCGATTCATCAGCCTGGGCGCCGCGGCCACGGTCTACCAGGCGCGCGACCTCGACCTGAACCGCGAGTACGCCGCCAAGCTCGTCAGCCTCGACGACCTGCCCGCCGGCGTCAGCGCCAGCGACATCCGCGAGCGTACTCGCCGCGAGGTCGAGGTCATGTCGAAGCTCTCCAACCCCCACGTGGTCAAGATCTACGACGTGGTCGAGGTCGAAGAGGACGTCTTCGCCCTCATCCTCGACTTCGTGCACGGCCACAGCCTCGAGCGGCTGCTCCAACAGGCCGGCGGCAAGCTCGACCCCGCCAAGGCCCTCGACATCGCCCGCCAGATCGCCCAGGGGCTCTACGAAGCCCACTGCCTGGGCATCGTCCACTGCGACGTCAAACCCGAGAATGTCATGGTCGAGAAGCTTCCGCTGCGAGGCTACTTCGCCCATGTGCTCGACTTCGGCATCGCCGAAATCCTCGACTACGCCCGCTCGAGCGGCGAGTACGTCGGCACCCCGCTCTACAGCGCCCCCGAGCAGATCCGCGAGGACGCCAGCGTCGACCTGCGCACCGACATCTACGGGCTGGGCGCCACCCTGTACCACATGGTCGCCGGCGAACCGCCCTTCCCCGCCGACAACGCCATCGACGTCCTCAAGATGCACCTCAAGGCCCCCGTGCCTCGCCTGGCCCCCGCTGGCCACGAAGAATCACGCCTCGGCCTCGTCGACGAGATCCTGACGCGCATGCTCGCCAAGAACCCCGACGACCGCTTCGCCGACTTGTCGGAGTTTATCGAGTATGTCGACGCGATCGCGCCGTTGATGTTGCGGGTGGAGTAG
- a CDS encoding GNAT family N-acetyltransferase: MNEHANYAIDDGFVARETLGDGTQAVVRTLRHEDQDLLAQGFERLSDRSRYQRFLATKPRLSGRELEYLVDVDRDNHVAVGALVEHPGGEEEGIGVARFVRYEDQPEVAEVAVTVIDDYQGLGLGRLLLSYLVRAARERGIEAFRADCFTTNHRMRTLFEQIGPTEVIERAGPVITLDITLDHSGPADSDQQTSLRS; the protein is encoded by the coding sequence ATGAATGAGCACGCGAATTATGCCATCGACGATGGGTTTGTTGCACGAGAGACACTCGGCGACGGCACCCAGGCGGTGGTGCGTACCCTGCGACACGAAGACCAGGATCTACTCGCCCAGGGCTTCGAGCGGCTCTCCGATCGATCGCGCTACCAGCGCTTCTTGGCGACCAAGCCCCGTTTGTCAGGCCGAGAGCTCGAGTATTTGGTCGACGTGGACCGTGACAATCACGTCGCTGTCGGCGCGTTGGTCGAGCACCCGGGCGGCGAAGAGGAGGGGATCGGAGTGGCGCGTTTTGTGCGCTATGAAGACCAGCCGGAGGTTGCAGAGGTGGCCGTGACTGTCATAGACGACTATCAGGGATTGGGCCTGGGGCGGCTTTTGTTGAGCTATTTGGTGAGGGCAGCGCGCGAGCGGGGCATCGAGGCCTTTCGGGCCGATTGTTTTACGACCAATCACCGCATGCGCACACTTTTCGAGCAAATTGGGCCCACCGAAGTTATCGAACGAGCCGGTCCTGTGATAACTCTAGACATCACGCTGGACCACTCCGGGCCAGCAGACAGCGACCAGCAAACATCGCTTCGTTCATAG
- a CDS encoding DUF2784 domain-containing protein codes for MLYKLGAEIIVVLHLAFILFIIFGGLLALRWPRASWVHLPCALYGVLIEWVGWVCPLTPWENALRERAGGEGYEGDFIEHYLLPIIYPSGLTPTVQLVLGALVIVVNVAIYAFVIWKWRKDKTSQT; via the coding sequence ATGCTCTACAAGCTCGGCGCCGAAATCATCGTCGTCCTCCACCTGGCGTTCATCCTGTTCATCATCTTCGGCGGGCTGCTCGCCCTGCGTTGGCCCCGCGCCTCGTGGGTACACCTGCCCTGCGCCCTCTACGGCGTGCTCATCGAATGGGTGGGTTGGGTCTGCCCGCTGACGCCCTGGGAGAACGCCCTCCGGGAGCGCGCCGGCGGCGAAGGCTACGAGGGCGACTTCATCGAGCACTACCTCTTGCCGATCATCTACCCCTCCGGCCTCACCCCCACCGTACAGCTCGTCCTCGGCGCCCTCGTCATCGTCGTCAACGTCGCCATCTACGCCTTCGTCATCTGGAAGTGGCGCAAAGACAAGACCTCCCAAACGTAA
- a CDS encoding BamA/TamA family outer membrane protein, whose amino-acid sequence MRTTSTRRMRVLVFVVITCVCSVILPSPPLYAADADVAANVEAPDEAGSDIELKGFPVAAYTPETSLTFAGFGLLLVRPDLDQPDDRTSSVLAAGAYTLNDQWLLNLSPNLFLDGGAYNVKASVSLLKWPNSFYGIGAQVADHHEERFDATAFVVSTSIRRRVLSRHLYLGVDYEFARRSIVAQTEGLLRSDSVVGSDGGLLSAVGVNFAWDTRDNSFAATEGSYVQGSVLRYSEALGGDFSYTRFRLDGRHYVDLGHQQVLALQGMWESHVGDVPFYKLAKLGGQKRLRGLFKGRYRDKNMLLAQAEYRTPPLWRLRLAGFGGIGEVYGDDSPLSVDNLLWSAGAGLRLAVDESEGVNVRADFGLSPEGTGFYLSIGEAF is encoded by the coding sequence ATGAGAACGACGTCGACCCGCCGTATGCGGGTGCTTGTCTTCGTCGTCATTACGTGTGTGTGTTCTGTGATTCTGCCGAGCCCGCCGCTTTATGCCGCCGACGCCGACGTGGCGGCGAATGTGGAGGCGCCTGATGAGGCGGGCTCCGACATCGAGCTCAAGGGCTTTCCGGTGGCTGCCTACACGCCGGAGACCAGCCTGACATTTGCCGGCTTCGGGCTCCTGCTCGTGCGGCCCGACCTCGACCAGCCCGACGACCGCACCTCGAGCGTGCTCGCGGCCGGGGCCTACACACTCAACGACCAGTGGCTCTTAAACCTTTCGCCGAATTTGTTCCTCGATGGGGGAGCCTACAACGTCAAAGCGTCGGTGTCGTTGCTCAAGTGGCCCAATTCGTTTTACGGCATCGGCGCCCAGGTGGCCGACCACCACGAGGAGCGATTCGACGCGACGGCGTTCGTGGTGAGCACGTCGATCCGGCGCCGTGTGTTGAGTCGGCACTTGTACCTGGGCGTCGACTACGAGTTCGCCCGGCGAAGCATCGTGGCCCAGACCGAGGGGCTGTTGCGCTCGGACTCGGTGGTGGGGAGCGACGGTGGACTGTTGTCGGCGGTGGGCGTGAACTTCGCCTGGGACACACGCGACAACTCGTTTGCTGCGACCGAGGGGTCGTACGTTCAGGGCTCGGTGCTCCGCTACAGTGAGGCACTCGGCGGCGACTTCTCGTACACCCGCTTTCGGCTCGACGGGCGTCACTATGTCGATCTCGGCCATCAACAGGTGCTGGCGCTCCAGGGCATGTGGGAGAGCCATGTGGGCGACGTTCCGTTCTACAAGCTCGCCAAGTTGGGCGGCCAGAAGCGGCTGCGCGGGTTGTTCAAGGGGCGCTATCGCGACAAGAATATGCTGCTCGCGCAAGCCGAGTACCGAACGCCGCCGCTGTGGCGCCTTCGGCTGGCGGGCTTTGGCGGCATTGGCGAGGTCTACGGCGACGACTCGCCGCTGTCGGTCGACAATCTGCTGTGGTCGGCCGGGGCCGGGCTGCGGCTCGCCGTCGACGAGAGCGAGGGGGTCAACGTGCGCGCCGACTTCGGCTTGTCGCCCGAGGGGACTGGGTTTTATCTTAGTATCGGCGAAGCCTTTTGA
- a CDS encoding MopE-related protein: MDSWLAQFAVGRNGRQWLVVFVGVVALTLSSCSFDGTAQSPVTDEDAGDVADVFDALGDATDSGDSGDVDDAADSGDAGSDYGEPCSSNADCASGYCYPGPDGDVCTVECTDDAACGDGWICEPLQNDPSTSLCFPDAPLCTDTCTVDADCPGSDSNCIPHPDGNFCSRPCNLRSCPDGYECTMSRSVDDQAGRQCIPTSTVCADCFDEDGDGYGIGDSCTDTDCDDGDDTAYPGAAELCDGVDNNCDDTVDEGCDCANGDTQSCYSGPSGTQGVGKCAVGTQTCSGGGWGTCENEVTPDSDETCGDGVDNDCDGTVDQGCGCDFNSSSEGVCANGQIDDAGNCSAPASYEASEASCDGLDNDCDGVIDEGCACDFNGSTDGVCAGSTIDANGTCQQPANYEATETSCDGFDNDCDGQSDEGCGCNYNGVAVGVCSGGNVGPNGCEAPSTYEATETSCDTLDNDCDGVVDEGCACDFNGSTDGVCAGSTIGANGTCQQPADYEATETSCDGLDNDCDGVADVGCQCDYNGASDGVCSGGTIDSTGTCQAPSDYSSTELCDGVDNNCDGQTDEGCTCQNGATQSCYSGPSGTAGVGECQSGTQTCSSGNWGSCSNEITPGTETCDGVDNDCDGQTDEGCQCDYNGTSTGVCSAGTDDGTGSCQAPSSYEATEASCDGLDNDCDGQVDEGCGCNYNGSAVGVCSSGSSDGNGGCQAPSTYEASETSCDGLDNDCDGVVDEGCPCDYNGSSNGVCATATRDANGNCQQPVDYMSDESGSTCDGLDNDCDGQADESCCSGVDTSSAITATSGCLTSGTNAESAIVLDLVDANGNPISGANVTMTTSAGTLSTVSSSGNTYWATLTPPSSSGVASATVTVSVDDSCSGQAVQMATQVSVAFASPMTDTDGGAGGCATDGNVRVRVVKSEDGTAIANAHVMIGQTENTSAYTTSYGGAANGANTGTTDANGYVEFKDFASALDAPVTVTAGATGRAYMTMVDIDASDLVLPLEEVYPATATRKYDGDFTSVSTGGDLDVGFMLGDVTIDQIMDFNLSTLLADNVCYQSGNGLVGSMNLPDNVYIPDQYLGLFVGSVNKKSYGSAPLEYGDRYLTGISGESTLSDASSGDIVQILQTLDFQKIGSRAETVDGNSTTSGVDIDMTNTLTDNVTCNVSNAPSDSDVFCLTAGDWDSKNDANLALGAGRLFLMGLRIGTASQTSFTIDNVSTVAASGMFTDIEYMGASVAAYVNDPTAAPAGTENGASIVARRDPSLIDGTGGTLNFDDYIPIRPLTLNGRQLSAQTLAGGAYPNPHYTRSTIRQKITELYSGCGTDDSERTIYHTLWTVYTDGATDAYTLPTLPSGWPRAADGGFVDVASTPEDDVINWMHMSLHEGLNTGFDFDAIRFGNLRDSVTHASVNNTDG; encoded by the coding sequence ATGGATAGCTGGTTGGCGCAGTTCGCTGTGGGCCGTAACGGTCGGCAGTGGTTGGTCGTGTTCGTCGGTGTGGTCGCATTGACTCTGTCGAGCTGTAGCTTCGACGGGACTGCACAATCACCTGTCACAGACGAAGACGCCGGCGATGTCGCCGACGTCTTCGACGCTCTGGGAGATGCTACTGACTCCGGAGACTCGGGCGATGTCGACGACGCTGCCGACAGCGGCGACGCCGGCTCCGACTACGGAGAGCCGTGCAGCTCGAACGCCGACTGCGCGTCGGGCTACTGCTATCCGGGGCCCGACGGAGACGTGTGCACCGTCGAGTGCACCGACGACGCGGCGTGTGGCGACGGCTGGATCTGTGAGCCGCTGCAGAATGACCCGAGCACCTCGCTTTGCTTTCCGGACGCTCCGCTTTGCACCGACACCTGTACGGTCGACGCCGATTGCCCCGGCAGTGACAGCAACTGCATCCCGCACCCGGACGGCAACTTCTGCTCGCGCCCCTGCAACCTGCGAAGCTGCCCGGACGGCTACGAGTGCACGATGAGCCGCAGCGTGGACGACCAAGCCGGCCGACAGTGCATCCCCACCTCGACCGTGTGCGCTGACTGCTTCGACGAGGACGGCGACGGCTACGGCATCGGTGATAGCTGCACCGACACCGACTGCGACGACGGAGACGATACCGCCTATCCAGGGGCGGCCGAGCTGTGCGACGGCGTGGACAACAACTGCGACGACACGGTCGACGAGGGGTGTGATTGCGCCAATGGAGACACCCAGTCGTGCTACAGCGGGCCCTCGGGCACCCAAGGGGTCGGTAAGTGTGCGGTAGGCACCCAGACGTGTTCGGGCGGTGGCTGGGGTACGTGCGAAAACGAGGTGACCCCCGATAGCGACGAGACGTGCGGCGACGGCGTCGACAACGACTGCGACGGAACGGTCGACCAGGGTTGCGGGTGTGATTTCAACAGCTCGAGCGAAGGCGTGTGCGCCAACGGTCAGATCGACGACGCCGGCAACTGCAGCGCTCCGGCGAGCTACGAGGCGAGCGAGGCGAGCTGCGACGGACTCGACAACGACTGCGACGGAGTGATCGACGAGGGGTGTGCGTGTGACTTCAACGGTTCGACCGACGGGGTCTGCGCCGGCTCGACGATCGATGCGAACGGTACCTGCCAGCAGCCTGCGAACTACGAGGCGACGGAGACGAGCTGCGACGGGTTCGACAACGACTGCGACGGTCAGAGCGACGAGGGCTGCGGCTGCAACTACAACGGCGTGGCCGTCGGTGTTTGCTCCGGCGGAAATGTCGGGCCGAACGGGTGCGAGGCTCCTTCGACCTACGAAGCGACGGAGACGAGCTGCGATACGCTCGACAACGACTGCGATGGGGTGGTCGACGAGGGGTGTGCGTGCGACTTCAACGGCTCGACCGACGGGGTCTGCGCCGGTTCGACGATCGGTGCGAACGGCACTTGCCAGCAGCCTGCGGACTACGAGGCGACGGAGACGAGCTGCGACGGGCTCGACAATGATTGCGACGGCGTCGCCGATGTCGGCTGTCAGTGCGACTACAACGGGGCTTCCGACGGCGTCTGCTCGGGCGGCACCATCGATTCGACAGGCACCTGTCAGGCTCCGAGCGACTACAGCTCGACCGAGCTTTGCGACGGCGTGGACAACAACTGTGACGGGCAGACCGACGAGGGCTGCACCTGCCAGAACGGCGCGACGCAGTCGTGTTACAGCGGACCTTCGGGCACCGCTGGGGTCGGCGAATGTCAGTCGGGCACCCAGACTTGCTCGTCAGGCAACTGGGGAAGTTGCTCGAACGAAATCACGCCGGGCACCGAGACGTGCGACGGCGTCGACAACGACTGCGACGGTCAAACCGACGAGGGCTGCCAGTGCGACTACAACGGCACGTCGACAGGCGTGTGCAGCGCGGGCACCGACGACGGCACCGGCTCTTGCCAGGCGCCGTCGAGCTACGAGGCGACCGAGGCGAGCTGCGACGGGCTCGACAACGACTGCGACGGTCAGGTCGACGAGGGTTGCGGGTGCAACTACAACGGCTCGGCCGTCGGCGTGTGCTCGAGCGGAAGCTCGGACGGCAATGGAGGTTGTCAGGCGCCGTCGACTTACGAGGCGAGTGAGACGAGCTGCGACGGGTTGGATAACGACTGCGACGGCGTGGTCGATGAAGGATGCCCGTGTGACTACAACGGAAGCTCCAACGGTGTCTGCGCTACGGCGACTCGCGACGCCAACGGAAACTGTCAGCAGCCCGTCGACTACATGAGCGACGAGTCCGGCAGTACCTGCGACGGACTCGACAACGACTGTGACGGTCAGGCCGACGAGAGTTGCTGCAGCGGCGTCGACACCAGCAGCGCCATCACCGCGACCAGCGGATGTTTGACCTCGGGAACCAACGCCGAGTCGGCGATCGTGCTCGACCTGGTCGACGCCAACGGCAACCCCATCTCGGGCGCCAACGTCACGATGACGACCAGCGCGGGCACGCTGTCGACGGTCAGCTCGAGTGGGAACACCTACTGGGCGACGCTGACGCCGCCGTCGTCTTCGGGAGTTGCGTCTGCCACTGTGACCGTGTCGGTCGATGATTCATGCAGCGGGCAGGCAGTGCAGATGGCCACGCAGGTGAGCGTGGCGTTTGCCAGCCCGATGACCGACACCGACGGAGGCGCCGGAGGCTGCGCCACCGACGGCAACGTGCGGGTGCGCGTGGTCAAATCCGAGGACGGCACGGCCATCGCCAACGCCCACGTGATGATTGGCCAGACCGAGAATACGTCCGCCTACACCACGAGCTACGGCGGGGCGGCCAACGGCGCCAACACGGGCACCACCGACGCCAACGGCTACGTCGAATTCAAAGACTTCGCCAGCGCGCTCGACGCGCCGGTGACGGTGACCGCCGGGGCGACCGGACGCGCCTACATGACGATGGTCGACATCGATGCGTCCGACCTGGTCTTGCCCCTCGAGGAGGTCTATCCGGCCACGGCCACCCGCAAGTACGACGGAGACTTCACGAGCGTCAGCACCGGCGGTGATCTCGACGTCGGCTTCATGCTCGGCGACGTGACCATCGACCAGATCATGGACTTCAACCTGAGCACGCTGCTCGCCGATAACGTCTGTTACCAATCGGGCAACGGGCTGGTCGGTAGCATGAACCTGCCCGACAACGTCTATATCCCCGATCAGTATTTAGGCTTGTTTGTCGGCTCGGTGAACAAGAAGTCGTACGGCTCGGCGCCGCTCGAGTACGGCGACCGCTACCTGACGGGTATCAGCGGCGAGTCCACGTTGAGCGACGCGTCGAGCGGTGACATCGTCCAGATTCTGCAGACGTTGGATTTCCAGAAGATTGGAAGTCGCGCCGAGACGGTCGACGGCAACTCGACGACCAGCGGCGTGGACATCGACATGACCAACACGCTGACCGACAACGTCACCTGCAACGTGAGCAATGCGCCCAGCGACAGTGACGTCTTCTGCCTGACGGCAGGGGATTGGGACAGCAAGAACGATGCGAACCTGGCGCTCGGCGCCGGCCGCCTCTTTTTGATGGGGCTTCGGATTGGCACCGCGTCGCAGACGTCGTTCACCATCGACAACGTGAGCACTGTGGCCGCCAGCGGCATGTTCACCGACATCGAGTACATGGGCGCGAGCGTCGCCGCCTACGTCAACGACCCGACGGCAGCGCCTGCGGGCACCGAGAATGGTGCGAGCATCGTCGCGCGTCGCGATCCCTCGTTGATTGACGGGACCGGCGGCACGCTCAACTTCGACGACTATATCCCGATTCGTCCACTGACCCTCAACGGCCGTCAGCTCAGCGCGCAGACACTCGCCGGCGGCGCTTACCCCAACCCGCACTACACGCGCTCGACGATTCGTCAGAAGATCACCGAGTTGTACTCCGGCTGTGGCACCGACGACAGCGAGCGCACGATCTATCACACGCTGTGGACGGTCTATACCGACGGGGCTACCGATGCTTACACGCTGCCGACGCTCCCCAGCGGCTGGCCGCGCGCGGCCGACGGCGGCTTTGTCGATGTAGCCAGCACCCCCGAAGACGACGTGATCAACTGGATGCACATGTCGCTGCACGAGGGGCTGAACACCGGATTCGACTTCGACGCGATTCGCTTCGGCAACCTGCGTGACAGCGTCACCCACGCGTCGGTCAACAACACCGACGGCTAA